CGGCTGGGTGGAGGTCAGCGTCGCCGTCCTGCTGCTCGCGCACCTGCTGGCGCTCGGGCTGGCAGTGCGCCGCTCGGCCTGGCCGCCGCTGCTGGTGTACGGGGTGCTGGTGGTGGTCCTGACGCTGGGGCAGAGCAACTACTACCACTGCAAGCCGCGCCTGCTGGCCCCGGCGCTGGTGGTGCTGCTGCCCGTCGCGTCGGCGCTGGCCCGGGCCCGGCGGAGCACCCGGCTCGCGGTGCTGGGCGCCGCCGCGCTGTTCGGGTGCTGGTACGGCGCCTACCTGTTGACGACCTGGCGGTACGCGATCTGAGCGCCGCCGCCCCCTCCGGCCCCGGGTCCGCACCGTCCCCTTGACAGCCCGCCGATCAGCAGTGCGGGCGGGACGGCCCGGTTCGGTACGATTGGCCGCGGCCGGGCGGCAGCGGCAACGCCCCGCACCGACCCTTCGAACCCACCCGCGGGCGCGTCGGCGTGCCCGCCGGAGAACAGGGAGCATCCCAGGATGACTCGGCAGTTGATCACCAGCGCGCTTCCCTACATCAACGGGATCAAGCACCTGGGCAACATGGTCGGGTCGATGCTCCCGGCGGACGTCTACTCCCGGTACCTGCGCCAGCGCGGCCACGAGGTGCTGTACATCTGCGCGACCGACGAGCACGGCACGCCCGCCGAGCTGGCCGCCCAGGAGGCGGGGCTGCCGGTGGCCGAGTTCTGCGCCCGGGCGCACGACCAGCAGAAGGCGGTCTACGACGGCTTCCAGCTGTCCTTCGACTACTTCGGCCGCTCGTCCTCGCCGCAGAACCGCGAGATCACCCAGGAGATCGCCCGCGAGCTGCACGCCAACGGCTTCATCGAGGAACGGGCGATCCGCCAGGTCTACTCGATCGCGGACGGCCGCTTCCTGCCGGACCGGTACATCGTCGGCACCTGCCCGCACTGCGGCTACGACAAGGCGCGCGGCGACCAGTGCGAGAACTGCACCCGCGTCCTCGACCCCACCGACCTGCTGGAGCCGCGCTCGGCGATCAGCGGCAGCTCCGAGCTGGAGGTCCGGGAGACCAAGCACCTGTTCCTGCTCCAGTCGAAGCTGACCGACGAGGTCGAGTCCTGGATCGCCGCCAACGGCGACAGCTGGCCGGTGCTGGCCTCCTCGATCGCCCGCAAGTGGCTGACCGAGGGCCTCCAGGACCGCGCGATCACCCGGGACCTGGAGTGGGGCGTCCCCGTCCCGGCCGACACCTGGCCCGAACTGGCCGCCGAGGGCAAGGTGTTCTACGTCTGGTTCGACGCCCCGATCGAGTACATCGGCGCCACCAAGGAGTGGGCGGACGCGACCGGCGGCGACTGGCGCTCCTGGTGGTACGAGGCGGACGACACCGTCCGGTACACCGAGTTCATGGCCAAGGACAACGTCCCGTTCCACACCGTGATGTTCCCGGCCACCATCCTCGGCTCGCGCAAGCCGTGGAAGAAGGTCGACTACGTCAAGGCCTTCAACTGGCTGACGTACTACGGGGGCAAGTTCTCCACCAGCCAGAAGCTCGGCATCTTCACCGACGTCGCGCTCGAACTGCTGCCGGCCGACTACTGGCGCTACTACCTGATGGCGAACGCCCCGGAGTCGGACGATTCCAGCTTCACCTGGGACCTGTTCGCGGCGACCGTCAACAAGGACCTCGCCGACACCCTGGGCAACTTCGTCAACCGGGTGCTCTCCTTCAGCCGCAAGCGCTTCGGCGACGAGGTCCCGGCCGGGGCGGAGAACGGCGAGGCCGAACTCGCCCTCGGCCGCCAGATCGCCGAGCTGCTCGCCGAGTACGAGGCCCAGCTCGACGCGCTCAACTTCCGCAAGGCCGCGCAGGCGCTGCGCGCCCTGTGGTCGGCGGGCAACTCCTACCTCGACGTCACCGCGCCGTGGACCGAGATCAAGACCGACCCGGAGGCCGCGGCCCGCACCCTGCGCACCGCGATCAACCTGATCCACCTCTACTCGGTGGTCTCCGAGCCGTTCATCCCGACCGCGGCCAAGGCGATCCGGGGCTCCTTCGCCCTCGACGGGGACACCCGCACCTGGATCACCGCCGACGAGGCCCGCGCGCTGTCGCTCGTCCCGGCCGGCACCGGCTTCACCGTCCCGCCGGTGCTGTTCGCCAAGATCACCGACGAGGACCTGGCCGCCTGGACCGAGCGCTTCGGCGGCGGCCGGGCCTGACCGGACTCAGCCCGTCAGGTACCCCTGGACGGTGCGGCCCAGCAGGGGGGCCAGCACCTCCGGGGGTGCCGAGGCGAGCGGCTCGACCGCGATCACGTACCGGGCCATCGCCAGGCCGACGATCTGCGCCATCACCAGTTCGACCCGCAGCTCGGGCTGCTCGACGTCGAGCCGCTCGGCGACCCGGGCGACCAGCTCGGTCACCATGAAGCCGCGCATCAGCGCCGCGACCTCCTCGCTGGCGGCGGCGGTACGCACCAGCGCCAGCAGCCGGTCGCGCACCTCCGGCTGCTCCCACAGCCCCAGCACGAAGCCGGCGACCCGCTCGCCGACCGTCGCCGGATCGCCGGCGAACACGCCCTCCACCAGCGCGCGCGGGTCGACCGGGAACTCCAGCGCCGCCGTGAACAGCCGGTCCTTGCTGCCGAAGTAGTGGTGCAGCAGCGCCGGGTCCACCCCCGCGCCGCGGGCGATCGCCCGCATGCTGGCCTTCTGGTAGCCGCGGGCCGCGAACTCCGCCCGGGCCGCCGCCAGCACCGCCCCCCGGGTGTCCTCACCCCCGGGCCGCCGCCCCCGCGCCTTCGCTCCGCCGCTCATCCCGCCATTGTCCCCGGGCCGGGGAGGGCACATTTCGGTCAGGACTCGAAACCGCCCCGCCCTACCGGCTTCCTACGCGCGTAGATATGCTGCTCTGGTGACTATGTCCACTCTTGCAGCCAACGCCCCCGGCGCCGCGGGCGGCGGTCTCGCGGACGTCGCGGCGTCCGAGGCCACCCTGCGCCGTTTCCTGCACGGCCTGCCCGGGGTCGACCAGGTCGGTCTGGAGTCGCGGGCCGCGACCCTCGGCACCCGGTCGATCAAGACCACCGCCAAGGCCCTCGCCATCGACCTCGCGATCTCGATGATCGACCTGACCACGCTGGAGGGCGCGGACACGGTCGGCAAGGTCCGCTCGCTGTGCGCGAAGGGCCTCGGCCCGGACCCGTCGGACCGCTCCACCCCGCAGGTCGCGGCGATCTGCGTCTACCCGGACATGGTGGCCACCGCGAAGGAGGCGCTGCGCGGCAGCGGCGTCCAGGTCGCCTCGGTGGCCACCGCCTTCCCCTCCGGCCGGGCGGGCCTGCCGGTCAAGCTGGCGGACACCGCGGAGGCGGTCGCCGCGGGCGCGGACGAGATCGACATGGTGATCGACCGGGGCGCCTTCCTCTCCGGCCGCTACCTGGAGGTGTTCGAGACGGTCCGGGCCGTCAAGGCGGCCTGCGAGCGTCCCGACGGCAGCTCGGCCCACCTCAAGGTGATCTTCGAGACCGGCGAGCTGCAGACGTACGACAACGTCCGCCGGGCGTCCTGGCTGGCGATGATCGCGGGCGCGGACTTCATCAAGACCTCCACCGGCAAGGTCGCGGTGAACGCGACCCCGCCGGTGACGCTGCTGATGCTGGAGGCGGTGCGGGACTTCCGCGCGGCGACCGGCGTGCAGATCGGCGTGAAGCCGGCCGGCGGCATCCGCACCACCAAGGACGCGATGAAGTACCTGGTGATGGTGAACGAGACCCTGGGCGACGACTGGCTCAGCCCGCACTGGTTCCGGTTCGGCGCCTCCAGCCTGCTGAACGACCTGTTGATGCAGCGCCAGAAGCTGCGCACCGGCCGGTACTCCGGTCCCGACTACGTGACGGTGGACTGAGGACGATGGCGAAGACCAAGAAGACCGAGACCCCGGCCGGGGACGCGCGGCAGCCCGTCCGCACGGGGAGCCTGTTCGCGTACGCCCCGGCGCCCGAGTCCCCCGCCGCCGCGGGTGAGATCGCGACGAGCTACGGCCACTTCATCGGCGGCGAGTTCGTCGGCTCCTCCGGCTCGGAGGCGCTGAAGACCGTCAACCCGGCGACCGAGCAGGTGCTCGCCGAGTTCGCGCAGGGCACCGAGGAGGACGTGGACCGCGCGGTGCGGGCGGCCCGGAAGGCGTTCGCCGACTGGTCGGCGCTGCCGGGCAGCGAGCGCGCCAAGTACCTGTTCCGGATCGCCCGGATCGTCCAGGAGCGCAGCCGCGAGCTGGCCGTGCTGGAGTCGATCGACAACGGCAAGCCGATCCGCGAGACCCGCGACGTCGACCTGCCGCTGGTCGCCGCGCACTTCTTCTACTACGCGGGCTGGGCCGACAAGCTCGACTTCGCGGGCTACGGCCCGAACCCGCGCCCGCTGGGCGTGGCCGCGCAGGTCATCCCGTGGAACTTCCCGCTGCTGATGCTGGCCTGGAAGGTCGCCCCGGCGCTGGCCACCGGCAACACGGTGGTGCTCAAGCCCGCCGAGACCACGCCGCTGACCGCGCTGCGCTTCGCCGAGATCTGCCGCCAGGCGGGCCTGCCGGCGGGCGTGGTGAACATCGTCACCGGCGACGGCCGCACCGGCGCCGCGCTGACCGCGCACCCGGACGTCGACAAGGTCGCCTTCACCGGCTCGACCCCGGTCGGCCGGGCCATCGCCAGGCAGCTGGCCGGCACCCGCACCAGGCTCTCGCTGGAGCTCGGCGGCAAGGCCGCCAACATCGTGTTCGACGACGCGCCGCTGGACCAGGCGGTCGAGGGCATCGTCAACGGCATCTTCTTCAACCAGGGCCACGTGTGCTGCGCGGGCAGCCGCCTGCTGGTGCAGGAGTCGGTGCAGGACGAGCTGCTGGAGGCGCTCAAGCGCCGGATGGGCACCCTGCGGGTCGGCGACCCGCTGGACAAGAACACCGACGTCGGCGCGATCAACTCGGCCGCGCAGCTGGCCCGGATCACCGAGCTGGCCGCCGCGGGCGAGCAGGAGGGCGCCGAGCGCTGGGCCCCGGAGTGCGAACTCCCGGGCGCGGGCTACTGGTTCCGCCCGACCCTGTTCACCGGCGTCTCGCAGGCGCACCGGATCGCCCGCGAGGAGATCTTCGGCCCGGTGCTGTCGGTGCTGACCTTCCGCACCCCCGCCGAGGCGGTGGAGAAGGCCAACAACACCCCGTACGGCCTGTCCGCGGGCATCTGGACGGAGAAGGGCTCGCGCATCCTGTGGATGGCGAACCGGCTCCGGGCGGGCGTGGTGTGGGCCAACACCTTCAACAAGTTCGACCCGACCTCGCCGTTCGGCGGGTACAAGGAGTCCGGTTACGGCCGCGAGGGCGGCCGCCACGGTCTGGAGCCCTACCTGAATGTCGAGGCCCTCGATGTCTGAGCAGACCGTCCGACCGGACGCCCCCGCACGGATCGGCGTCAGCAAGACCTACAAGCTGTACGTCGGCGGGAAGTTCCCGCGCTCGGAGAGCGGGCGGGTGTACGAAGTGACCGACAGCAAGGGCCAGTGGCTGGCGAACGCCCCGCTGGGCACCCGCAAGGACGCCCGGGACGCCGTGCTGGCGGCCCGCGCCGCGGTCAAGGGCTGGGCGGGCACCACCGCGTACAACCGCGGCCAGGTGCTGTACCGGGTCGCCGAGATGCTGGAGGGCCGCCGGGAGCAGTTCGCGGCCGAGGTCGCCGCGGCCGAGGGCGTGGGCGCGAAGAGGGCGGCGGCGCTGGTGGACGCGGCGGTCGACCGCTGGGTCTGGTACGCGGGCTGGACCGACAAGGTCGCGCAGGTCGTGGGCGGCGCCAACCCGGTGGCGGGGCCGTTCTTCAACCTGTCCACCCCGGAGCCGACCGGCGTGGTCGGCGTCCTGGCGCCGCAGGCCGGCACCGGCTTCTCGCTGCTCGGCCTGGTCTCGGTGATCGCCCCGGCGATCGCCACCGGCAACACCGTGGTGGTCGCGGCGGCCGAGCGGGCCCCGCTGCCCGCGCTCTCGCTGGGCGAGGTGCTGGCCACCTCCGACGTGCCGGGCGGCGTGGTCAACCTGCTCTCCGGCCGCACCGCGGACGTCGCCCCGACGCTGGCCTCGCACCAGGACGTCAACGCGCTCGACCTGGCCGGGGCGATCGCCCCGGACGGCCCCGGCGCGGCGGCCGCCCTGGAGGCCGCGGCGGCCGATACATTGAAGCGGGTGGTCCGACCGGCCGCCGACCCGTCCGCCGAGGACTGGACGGCCGCGCCCGGCACCGGACGGCTCCGCTCCTTCCTGGAGACGAAGACGGTCTGGCACCCGATGGGGATCTAGCCCCACCGCCCGACCGCTCGGCTCCGCACAGACCGGCCGTCCTCAGCGCCCTACCCCCCCCGGGGCCCGGGCGGCCGCGACGGGCCCGCACTTCTCCCCCCCTGGTGCGGGCCCGTCCCCATGCCCGAACGCCGCACGAAGGGGACGACCGGCGGGTTACCAGCTGCCCCTCCGATGCCCCAGACTGGTTTCCCGTGAGTGACACCCCGCTGAACCGCCGTCCGATATCCCGCGTCATCCTGCTGTCGGGCCCCTCCGGGTCGGGGAAGTCCTCGCTGGCCGAGGGCAGCGGGCTGCCGGTCCTGCAACTGGACGACTTCTACAAGGACGGCGACGACCCGACGCTGCCGCAGCTGCCGGACGGGGGCGGCCCGGACTGGGACTCGCCGCTGTCCTGGCACGCGGACCAGGCGATGGAGGCGATCCGGTCGCTGGTGTTCGAGGGGTGGGCCGAGGTGCCGGTGTACTCGATCCCGGACAACGGGCGCTCGGGCGGCCGGCTGCTGGCGCTGGACGGGGCGGTGGGCTTCGTCGCGGAGGGGATCTTCGCCGCCGAGCTGGTGCTCCGCTGCCGCGCCGAGGGGCTGCTCGGCGACGCGCTGTGCCTGCGCAACAAGCCGGCCACGACGGCCTGGCGGCGCTTCCGGCGGGACGTCCGGGAGGGCCGCAAGTCGGTGCCGTACCTGGTCCGCCGGGGGCTGCGGCTGATGCGGGCCGAACGCGGCATCGTCGCCCGGCAGGTCGAGCTGGGCTCGTACGCCTGCTCCGGGGTGGAGGCGGGCCGGCGGATCTCCGCGGTGGCCCGGCAACTGCCCGCCGAACTGGTCTGAGGGGCGCCGGGCGATGGGTGAGCAGTGGCTGGTGGCGGGGCTGGGCAATCCGACCCGCCGCTACGCGGGGACGCGGCACAACGCGGGCTTCCTGGTGGCCGACCGGCTGGCGGAGCGGCACGGCGCCCGCTGGCGCGGCCTGACCACTCGCACCGCCTCGTTCGAACTGGA
The window above is part of the Kitasatospora sp. NA04385 genome. Proteins encoded here:
- the metG gene encoding methionine--tRNA ligase; this translates as MTRQLITSALPYINGIKHLGNMVGSMLPADVYSRYLRQRGHEVLYICATDEHGTPAELAAQEAGLPVAEFCARAHDQQKAVYDGFQLSFDYFGRSSSPQNREITQEIARELHANGFIEERAIRQVYSIADGRFLPDRYIVGTCPHCGYDKARGDQCENCTRVLDPTDLLEPRSAISGSSELEVRETKHLFLLQSKLTDEVESWIAANGDSWPVLASSIARKWLTEGLQDRAITRDLEWGVPVPADTWPELAAEGKVFYVWFDAPIEYIGATKEWADATGGDWRSWWYEADDTVRYTEFMAKDNVPFHTVMFPATILGSRKPWKKVDYVKAFNWLTYYGGKFSTSQKLGIFTDVALELLPADYWRYYLMANAPESDDSSFTWDLFAATVNKDLADTLGNFVNRVLSFSRKRFGDEVPAGAENGEAELALGRQIAELLAEYEAQLDALNFRKAAQALRALWSAGNSYLDVTAPWTEIKTDPEAAARTLRTAINLIHLYSVVSEPFIPTAAKAIRGSFALDGDTRTWITADEARALSLVPAGTGFTVPPVLFAKITDEDLAAWTERFGGGRA
- a CDS encoding TetR family transcriptional regulator is translated as MSGGAKARGRRPGGEDTRGAVLAAARAEFAARGYQKASMRAIARGAGVDPALLHHYFGSKDRLFTAALEFPVDPRALVEGVFAGDPATVGERVAGFVLGLWEQPEVRDRLLALVRTAAASEEVAALMRGFMVTELVARVAERLDVEQPELRVELVMAQIVGLAMARYVIAVEPLASAPPEVLAPLLGRTVQGYLTG
- the deoC gene encoding deoxyribose-phosphate aldolase, whose protein sequence is MSTLAANAPGAAGGGLADVAASEATLRRFLHGLPGVDQVGLESRAATLGTRSIKTTAKALAIDLAISMIDLTTLEGADTVGKVRSLCAKGLGPDPSDRSTPQVAAICVYPDMVATAKEALRGSGVQVASVATAFPSGRAGLPVKLADTAEAVAAGADEIDMVIDRGAFLSGRYLEVFETVRAVKAACERPDGSSAHLKVIFETGELQTYDNVRRASWLAMIAGADFIKTSTGKVAVNATPPVTLLMLEAVRDFRAATGVQIGVKPAGGIRTTKDAMKYLVMVNETLGDDWLSPHWFRFGASSLLNDLLMQRQKLRTGRYSGPDYVTVD
- a CDS encoding aldehyde dehydrogenase family protein, whose translation is MAKTKKTETPAGDARQPVRTGSLFAYAPAPESPAAAGEIATSYGHFIGGEFVGSSGSEALKTVNPATEQVLAEFAQGTEEDVDRAVRAARKAFADWSALPGSERAKYLFRIARIVQERSRELAVLESIDNGKPIRETRDVDLPLVAAHFFYYAGWADKLDFAGYGPNPRPLGVAAQVIPWNFPLLMLAWKVAPALATGNTVVLKPAETTPLTALRFAEICRQAGLPAGVVNIVTGDGRTGAALTAHPDVDKVAFTGSTPVGRAIARQLAGTRTRLSLELGGKAANIVFDDAPLDQAVEGIVNGIFFNQGHVCCAGSRLLVQESVQDELLEALKRRMGTLRVGDPLDKNTDVGAINSAAQLARITELAAAGEQEGAERWAPECELPGAGYWFRPTLFTGVSQAHRIAREEIFGPVLSVLTFRTPAEAVEKANNTPYGLSAGIWTEKGSRILWMANRLRAGVVWANTFNKFDPTSPFGGYKESGYGREGGRHGLEPYLNVEALDV
- a CDS encoding aldehyde dehydrogenase family protein, with amino-acid sequence MSEQTVRPDAPARIGVSKTYKLYVGGKFPRSESGRVYEVTDSKGQWLANAPLGTRKDARDAVLAARAAVKGWAGTTAYNRGQVLYRVAEMLEGRREQFAAEVAAAEGVGAKRAAALVDAAVDRWVWYAGWTDKVAQVVGGANPVAGPFFNLSTPEPTGVVGVLAPQAGTGFSLLGLVSVIAPAIATGNTVVVAAAERAPLPALSLGEVLATSDVPGGVVNLLSGRTADVAPTLASHQDVNALDLAGAIAPDGPGAAAALEAAAADTLKRVVRPAADPSAEDWTAAPGTGRLRSFLETKTVWHPMGI
- a CDS encoding ATP-binding protein; its protein translation is MSDTPLNRRPISRVILLSGPSGSGKSSLAEGSGLPVLQLDDFYKDGDDPTLPQLPDGGGPDWDSPLSWHADQAMEAIRSLVFEGWAEVPVYSIPDNGRSGGRLLALDGAVGFVAEGIFAAELVLRCRAEGLLGDALCLRNKPATTAWRRFRRDVREGRKSVPYLVRRGLRLMRAERGIVARQVELGSYACSGVEAGRRISAVARQLPAELV